Proteins from one Nicotiana tabacum cultivar K326 chromosome 23, ASM71507v2, whole genome shotgun sequence genomic window:
- the LOC107782562 gene encoding uncharacterized protein LOC107782562, whose protein sequence is MAEASSNVRLVRCPKCGNLLPELHDFSVYQCGGCGTVLRAKNKGILDNGLSEISDGEKGRAVAGKGEVAMSLDTVSDFDEESSDILPRRTEGKSHNGRMVSHNRVISGSDDKEVLDDFDKAGEGEQILIGSRLDRFRRENNYGYNECSTSTSKGKMDHGVRADNYWGKINTVESVGLSVGNEFKRVRPSMELLGSGPPMDSRYIERSYANGAAATRQGKFSAPPYPSDGPLENDMGSYYGSVNHRRYNGDLDGVARVADLESDRAELLRKINNLKDQLSRTCDVSEKPKDRVPVDARMASTTIDPYSRHDVHNQDSYGANRHPLGPAKNVRERPYTYGHQGSVPYKDPHGSMMADAYLSDNFSHEFLGNRKEHHQQMLRKPPHQTLYQPFPQTYPKQFPGHQMDNFFVPHPHDTLFHQSACSCSLCLNQNYHFPAVIQPSGFGSRRSRDAPANPILHHHMTSGGYGPGGYTSEGSYALNKNYHEGRRLTRSPSDLEPENGGLGHRRYPRRVVVSHRVGRVYQAIAGGAPFITCCSCFELLKVPTKLKMTGKSEKRMRCGACSSIILFELGSNESGVSIPTQVKQVSAEFAPDSADVPNENLRNEETIPWSDDYDNFNYNCHLADAKLGSSSRSQKSNSTEPEKRHNAHSSSSSLSEDELSPERVIVRHDVSHRAEMPLEDDPPPLLDSSRKHHTYGISPKDVVENYSKGNMKENTDQERTILDKSTSRQNSIKDTSMAVEMDVSINEFVGVSMESNQSSKEENLSKNNKGGESFMGFIKRSFGELSRSSQSSENGRSNVFVNGRLIPDRAVKKAEKLAGPIQPGYYWYDYRAGFWGVMGHPCLGVILPNIEEFNFPIPKDCAAGNTGIYVNGRELHQKDLDLLVSRGLPMTRNKSYSIEISGKVVDEHTGEELDGLGKLAPTVERVKHGFGMKVPKQLQSNYVS, encoded by the exons ATGGCAGAAGCTTCTTCAAATGTTCGATTGGTTCGTTGTCCAAAGTGTGGGAATCTTCTCCCTGAGCTCCATGACTTTTCTGTTTACCAATGTGGTGGTTGTGGTACTGTTCTTAGAG CAAAAAATAAGGGGATTTTGGATAATGGCTTGTCGGAGATATCAGATGGTGAAAAGGGTAGAGCAGTTGCTGGTAAAGGAGAGGTTGCCATGAGTTTAGATACTGTTTCTGATTTCGATGAGGAAAGTAGTGACATTCTACCAAGGAGGACAGAAGGGAAAAGTCATAATGGAAGAATGGTGTCACATAATCGAGTGATTTCAGGATCCGATGATAAGGAAGTTTTGGATGATTTTGATAAAGCCGGAGAGGGTGAACAAATTTTAATTGGTTCGAGGTTAGATAGGTTTAGAAGAGAGAACAATTATGGTTACAATGAATGTAGTACTTCTACTTCTAAAGGCAAGATGGATCATGGTGTTAGGGCGGATAATTATTGGGGAAAGATTAATACTGTTGAATCTGTTGGTCTCAGTGTTGGCAATGAGTTTAAAAGGGTAAGGCCTTCAATGGAGTTACTAGGTTCAGGACCACCTATGGACAGTCGGTACATCGAAAGATCTTATGCAAATGGTGCAGCTGCCACAAGGCAAGGGAAGTTCAGTGCTCCTCCGTATCCTAGTGACGGGCCACTAGAAAATGACATGGGTTCTTACTATGGCTCTGTTAACCATAGGAGGTACAACGGTGATTTGGATGGGGTAGCTAGAGTTGCGGACTTGGAGAGTGATAGAGCCGAGCTCTTAAGGAAGATCAATAACTTAAAGGACCAACTCAGCCGAACTTGTGATGTTTCTGAGAAACCTAAGGATAGGGTTCCTGTTGATGCGAGGATGGCTTCAACAACCATTGATCCGTATAGCAGGCACGATGTGCATAACCAGGATTCTTACGGTGCTAACCGACATCCCCTAGGTCCTGCTAAGAATGTTCGAGAGCGTCCATACACATATGGACATCAAGGAAGTGTTCCTTATAAGGATCCACATGGTTCAATGATGGCAGACGCTTATCTTTCAGACAATTTTTCACATGAATTTCTTGGAAATAGAAAGGAACATCACCAACAAATGCTCAGAAAGCCTCCCCATCAGACTCTGTATCAGCCTTTTCCCCAAACGTACCCTAAACAGTTTCCTGGGCATCAAATGGATAACTTCTTCGTACCACATCCGCATGACACCCTTTTCCACCAGTCTGCATGTTCTTGTTCACTTTGCTTGAACCAAAATTATCACTTTCCTGCTGTGATTCAACCCTCTGGTTTTGGCAGCCGAAGGTCACGAGACGCCCCTGCTAATCCCATTTTACATCACCACATGACCTCTGGGGGTTATGGTCCAGGGGGTTATACATCTGAAGGCTCCTATGCCCTTAATAAGAATTATCATGAAGGAAGGCGGCTTACAAGAAGTCCGAGTGACCTGGAGCCAGAAAATGGTGGTCTTGGTCATCGGCGTTATCCTAGAAGAGTGGTGGTTTCCCATAGAGTTGGACGTGTATATCAAGCTATTGCAGGTGGTGCCCCTTTCATTACGTGCTGTAGCTGCTTTGAGCTGCTGAAGGTGCCTACAAAACTAAAGATGACAGGAAAGAGTGAGAAGAGAATGAGATGTGGAGCCTGTTCCTCCATAATTCTATTTGAACTTGGTAGCAATGAGTCGGGTGTATCCATTCCTACGCAAGTTAAACAAGTGTCTGCTGAGTTTGCTCCTGATTCAGCTGATGTGCCAAATGAGAATTTGAGGAATGAGGAGACGATCCCTTGGTCTGATGATTATGATAACTTTAACTATAACTGCCATTTGGCCGATGCTAAGCTCGGGTCATCTTCGAGGAGTCAGAAATCAAATTCCACTGAACCTGAGAAGAGGCATAATGCTCATTCCTCATCATCTAGTCTTTCTGAAGATGAGCTAAGCCCAGAGAGGGTGATTGTTAGACATGACGTTTCTCATCGTGCTGAAATGCCCCTTGAAGATGATCCTCCACCACTCCTTGATTCATCTCGAAAGCACCATACTTATGGTATTTCTCCCAAAGATGTGGTAGAAAATTACAGCAAGGGGAACATGAAGGAAAACACTGATCAAGAGAGGACCATACTTGATAAAAGTACCTCTAGGCAGAATTCTATTAAAGATACATCTATGGCAGTGGAAATGGATGTATCGATAAATGAGTTTGTAGGTGTATCTATGGAATCAAATCAATCAAGCAAAGAGGAAAATTTATCAAAAAACAACAAGGGAGGCGAGTCCTTTATGGGTTTTATTAAAAGGAGCTTTGGAGAATTATCAAGGTCTAGTCAAAGTTCAGAGAATGGAAGATCAAATGTGTTTGTCAATGGAAGACTGATACCAGATCGTGCTGTTAAGAAGGCAGAGAAGTTAGCGGGGCCCATTCAGCCAGGATATTATTG GTATGACTACCGAGCTGGCTTTTGGGGAGTGATGGGCCATCCCTGCCTTGGCGTCATTCTG CCAAATATTGAGGAATTTAATTTTCCAATCCCAAAAGATTGTGCTGCTGGGAATACAGGGATTTACGTGAATGGACGCGAGCTCCATCAGAAAGATTTAGATCTACTGGTGAGCAGAGGTCTCCCTATGACACGAAATAAGTCCTATTCCATAGAGATCTCAGGAAAAGTTGTTGATGAACACACTGGTGAAGAACTTGATGGCCTAGGCAAACTTGCCCCAAC GGTTGAAAGAGTAAAGCATGGATTTGGTATGAAAGTCCCAAAGCAATTGCAGAGCAATTATGTTAGTTGA